Proteins from a genomic interval of Scomber japonicus isolate fScoJap1 chromosome 10, fScoJap1.pri, whole genome shotgun sequence:
- the mettl25b gene encoding protein RRNAD1, with product MFTWSLSAEQQRDLAQRLSSFLSRYRHLSDSYIIEFFSEDHWHTLPDSWQPVLQDLSYPQIADLLLDAAHGDRRYPSVWPLSLLAFRATAHSLAFPRECRPERSRAAGPLNAEEFVENQSQSSLLGHIFRKHVKPKKQHEIRKLGQLVKQLCDQTDCNRVVDVGSGQGHLTRFLSFGLGLSVTAIEADRALVAMASKFDGQLLWALEKEMQKKNCSFQHPASQSSPRHVAGWVNPKASWVSFVKQLSFADCVNEGPPTPSEPCKKRLRGSEQTCCSVTQTSPSHGSTDSGSCCQDLEMTSQQQQQQSTNESEEESSSAKNCCSCVARVDSSINEDSQRSYPDFVLTGLHACGDLSTTLLRHFVNCPHVRGITSVACCYMKITTKENPTPPGLVEPPAPLTPGHDPLPSEFGYPMSSWVRGLPGHQLSYKAREGACHAIEDYIRRLKEESELLRTHCYRAMLETFIRDTRPDLRRAGIQTIKKSHLLTFTEYARLGLPRVGLPPALPLDPERVEAMLKLQGRVVVYFSLSLLLAPVVETLVLLDRMIYLQENGVDSQLVPLFDPNMSPRNFVLVAHKTHG from the exons ATGTTTACATGGAGCCTTTCTGCAGAGCAACAGAGAGATCTGGCTCAGAGACTCTCCTCGTTTCTGTCCCGCTACAGACATCTGTCTGACTCCTACATCATC GAGTTCTTCTCTGAAGATCACTGGCACACGTTACCAGACAGCTGGCAGCCGGTGCTGCAGGACCTTTCATACCCGCAGATCGCAGACCTGCTGCTGGATGCTGCACATGGAGACAGAAG ATATCCTTCCGTGTGGCCTCTGTCCCTCCTGGCTTTCCGTGCCACAGCTCACTCCCTGGCGTTCCCCAGAGAGTGCCGGCCGGAGCGCAGCAGGGCAGCCGGCCCGTTGAACGCCGAAGAGTTTGTGGAAAACCAGAGTCAGAGCTCTCTGCTGGGGCACATATTCAGGAAACACGTCAAACCCAAGAAACAGCACGAGATCCGCAAGCTGGGCCAG ctgGTTAAACAACTTTGTGACCAGACTGACTGCAACAGAGTGGTGGATGTAGGCTCTGGACAg GGTCACCTGACTCGCTTCCTGTCTTTTGGGCTGGGACTGTCCGTGACCGCCATCGAGGCTGATCGCGCCCTGGTTGCCATGGCGTCCAAGTTTGACGGACAGTTACTGTGGGCCTTGGAGAAGGAAATGCAGAAAAAG aACTGCTCCTTTCAGCACCCAGCATCACAGTCCTCTCCACGCCATGTGGCCGGTTGGGTAAACCCCAAGGCATCGTGGGTGTCCTTCGTCAAGCAGCTGAGTTTTGCCGATTGTGTCAACGAAGGTCCCCCAACTCCATCGGAACCTTGCAAAAAGAGACTCAGGGGCTCTGAGCAGACATGTTGTTCTGTAACCCAGACTTCACCCTCTCACGGCTCCACAGATTCAGGTTCTTGCTGTCAGGACTTGGAAATGAcatcacagcaacaacaacagcagagcACCAATGAGTCTGAGGAGGAGTCATCGTCTGCCAAAAACTGCTGCTCGTGTGTCGCCCGAGTCGACTCAAGCATCAATGAAGACAGCCAGAGAAGCTATCCAGACTTCGTCCTGACCGGCCTCCATGCCTGCGGTGACCTCAGCACCACCCTCCTACGACACTTCGTCAACTGCCCCCATGTACGCGGCATCACTTCTGTGGCGTGTTGCTACATGAAAATCACGACCAAAGAAAACCCGACCCCTCCAGGACTGGTGGAACCTCCCGCTCCACTGACACCAGGCCACGACCCTCTCCCCTCTGAGTTTGGCTACCCAATGAGCTCCTGGGTGCGGGGGTTACCGGGACATCAGCTGTCCTATAAGGCGCGGGAGGGGGCATGTCACGCTATAGAGGACTACATTCGGAGGCTTAAGGAGGAGAGCGAGTTGCTCAGGACGCACTGTTACCGGGCGATGCTGGAGACCTTCATCAGGGATACAAGGCCGGATCTACGCAGAGCAGGAATCCAGACTATAAAGAAATCCCACTTGTTGACCtttacaga GTACGCCCGGCTCGGTCTGCCTCGGGTCGGCCTGCCTCCCGCGCTGCCTCTGGACCCGGAGCGAGTGGAGGCCATGCTGAAGCTGCAGGGCAGGGTGGTGGTGTACTTCAGCTTGTCTCTGCTGCTGGCTCCTGTGGTGGAGACGCTGGTGCTTCTGGACAGGATGATCTACCTGCAAGAGAACG GTGTGGACAGTCAGCTAGTTCCTCTCTTTGACCCAAACATGTCTCCAAGAAACTTTGTGCTGGTGGCTCATAAGACTCATGGGTAG
- the LOC128365931 gene encoding NLR family CARD domain-containing protein 3-like — protein sequence MKQEELADCLQNRICAAVCRHKLKSNLKEKFQCLFEGITKAGNPALLNQIYTPLYITEGGTAEVNDEHEVRQIETASRKPTTPETTIKQEDIFKAPPVRDEPIRTVMTKGVAGIGKTVLTQKFTLDWAEDKANQDIDFTFPFSFRELNVLKEKRFSLVELVHHFFTETKEAGICRFEEFHVVFIIDGLDESRLPLDFHNNEILTDVTKSTSLGVLLTNLIRGKLLPSARLWITTRPAAANQIPPEFVGMVTEVRGFTDPQKEEYFRKRFRDEEQTSTIISHIKTSRSVHIMCHIPVFCWVTATVLEDVLKSRARRPLPKTLTEMYIHFLVVQSKLKNIKYDGGVEMDPHWTPETRKMIESLGKLAFEQLQKGNLIFYESDLTECGIDIRAASVYSGVFTQVFQEERGLYQDRVFCFIHLSVQEFLAALHVHLTFINSGVNLLAKEQTSSWWSKVLTRKWEHIYQTAVDVALQSPNGHMDLFLRFLLGLSLQTNQTLLRGLLTQTGSSSQITQQTVEYIKKKISENVSAEKSINLFHCLNELKDHSLVEEIQQYLKSGRLCADKLSPAQWSALGFMLLSSEKDLDVFDLKQYSASDEALLRLLPVVKVSRKALLSCCNLSERSCAALASVLRSHSSSLRDLDLSNNDLQDSGVKELCSGLESPHCTLETLRLSGCLITKKGCASLVSALNFNPSHLKELDLSYNHPGDSGEKLLSAKQEDPNWRLDTLRMDHGGSQSMKSGLRKYACELTLDTNTANRRLVLSDHNRKVTMGREKQPYPDHPERFDYWKQILCTDGLTGRCYWEVECKGQVYIAVTYKGIKRGEGDGSCLGRNNQSWSLGCSDGSYSSLHNNRRASFHCPPPKRVGVYLDWSAGTLSFYNVSSDKLIHLQTFHTTFTEPVYPAFRVKTEPFDSSVYLCDI from the exons atgaagcaagAGGAGCTGGCTGACTGTCTGCAGAACA GAATTTGTGCTGCAGTATGCCGACATAAACTCAAATCTAATCTGAAggagaagttccagtgtctttTTGAGGGGATcactaaagcaggaaacccagctcttctgaatcagatctataCACcactctacatcacagagggaggaactgcagaggtcaatgatgaacatgaggttagacagattgaaacagcatccaggaaaccaacCACACCAGAAACAACCATCaaacaagaagacatctttaaagccccACCTgtaagagatgaaccaatcagaacagtgatgacaaagggagtggctggcattggaaaaacagtcttaacacagaagttcactctggactgggctgaagacaaagccaaccaggacatagacttcacatttccattctctttcagagagctgaatgtgctgaaagagaaaaggttCAGCTtagtggaacttgttcatcacttctttactgaaaccaaagaagcaggaatctgcaggtttgaagagttccatgTTGTGTTCATCATTGATGGTCTGGATGAGtctcgacttcctctggacttccacaacaatgagatcctgactgatgttacaaaGTCCACCTCACTgggtgtgctgctgacaaacctcatcagggggaaattgcttccctctgctcgcctctggataaccacacgacctgcagcagccaatcagatccctcctgagtttgtcggcatggtgacagaggtcagagggttcactgacccacagaaggaggagtacttcaggaagagattcagagatgaggagcagaccagcaccatcatctcccacatcaagacatcacgaagtgtccacatcatgtgccacatcccagtcttctgctgggtcactgctacagttctggaggatgtgttgaaaagcagagctAGACGACCACTGCctaagaccctgactgagatgtacatccacttcttggtggttcagtccaaactgaagaacatcaagtatgatggaggagttGAGATGGATCCACACTGGACTCCGGAGACCAgaaagatgattgagtctctgggaaaactggcttttgagcagctgcagaaaggcaacctgatcttctatgaatcagacctgacagagtgtggcatcgatataagagcagcctcagtgtactcaggagtgttcacacaggtcttccaagaggagagagggctgtaccaggacaggGTGTTCTGCTTcatccatctgagtgttcaggagtttctggctgctcttcacgtccatctgacattcattaactctggagtcaatctgctggcaaaAGAACAAACATCATCCTGGTGGTCTAAAGTGCTCACACGCAAATGGGAACATATATACCAGACTGCTGTGGATGTGGCCTTgcagagtccaaatggacacatggacttgttcctccgcttcctcctgggtctttcactacagaccaatcagactctccttcGAGGTCTGCTGACGCAGACAGGAAGCAGTTCACAGATTACCCAGCAAACagttgagtacatcaagaagaagatcagtgagaatgtgtctgcagagaaaagcatcaatctgttccactgcctgaatgaactgaaggatcactctctagtggaggagatccaacagtacctgaaaTCAGGACGTCTCTGcgcagataaactgtctcctgctcagtggtcagctctggggTTCATGTTattgtcatcagaaaaagatcttgATGTCTTTGACCTGAAgcaatactctgcttcagatgaggctcttctgaggctgctgccagtggtcaaagttTCCAGAAAAGCTCT GTTGAGTTGCTGTAACCTGTCAGAGAGAAGTTGTGCAGCTCTGGCCTCAGTTCTCAGGTCCCACTCCTCCAGTCTGAGAGACCTGGACCTAAGTAACAacgacctgcaggattcaggagtgaaggaGCTCTGCAGTGGACTGGAGAGTCCGCACTgtacactggaaactctcag gctGTCTGGCTGCCTGATCACAAAGAAAGGATGTGcatctctggtctcagctctgaacttcaacccctcccatctgaagGAGTTGGACCTGAgttacaatcatccaggagactcaggagagaagctacTTTCTGCTAAACAAGAGGATCCAAATTGGAGACTGGACACACTCAG gatggaccatggtggatcACAGTCAATGAAAtctggtctgaggaagt atgcctgtgaactcaccctggacacaaacacagccaaCAGAAGACTCGTACTGTCTGACCACAACAGAAAGGTGACCATGGGGAGAGAGAAGCAgccatatcctgatcatccagagaGGTTTGACTACTGGAAACAGATTCTGTGTACAGatggtctgactggtcgctgttactgggaggttgaGTGCAAAGGACAGGTCTATATAGCAGTGACTTACAAAGGAATCAAGAGAGGAGAAGGTGATGGCAGCTGTCTTGGGAGAAACAATCAGTCGTGGAGTCTGGGATGCTCTGATGGAAGTTACTCCAGCCTGCACAATAACAGAAGAGCATCCTTCCATTGCCCACCCCCAAAAAGAGTTGGCGTGTACCTGGACTGgtctgctggcactctgtccttctacaacGTGTCCTCTGACAAGCTTATCCACCTTCAAACATTccacaccacattcactgagcCGGTCTACCCTGCTTTCAGGGTTAAGACTGAACCATTTGACTCatcagtgtatttgtgtgacatATAG